The following proteins are co-located in the Wenzhouxiangella marina genome:
- a CDS encoding MarR family winged helix-turn-helix transcriptional regulator produces the protein MNDKTDASADALASSTWLAVVRAYQTCNRRYEELLALHGLSAAQFDTMDAVHRLGADALPKRIAETLLVTRGNVTGLLRRLEKAGLLRLQAHESDGRSRVARLTEVGRRLHREALRSTRAFVRAQLAPFSREDLDQTHATMNTMHFHLLGLDVAAIHQAAQQAHEKESWT, from the coding sequence ATGAACGACAAGACCGACGCTTCAGCTGATGCTCTGGCCAGTTCGACCTGGCTGGCCGTGGTCCGTGCCTACCAGACCTGCAACCGCCGCTACGAGGAGCTGCTCGCATTGCACGGCCTGAGCGCAGCGCAGTTCGACACCATGGACGCCGTCCACCGACTGGGCGCCGATGCCCTGCCCAAGCGCATCGCCGAGACCCTGCTGGTCACGCGCGGCAACGTCACCGGCCTGCTGCGGCGACTGGAAAAGGCCGGCCTGCTGCGACTGCAGGCCCATGAGTCAGACGGACGCTCGCGTGTGGCCCGCCTGACCGAGGTCGGGCGACGTTTACACCGGGAAGCGCTGCGCTCCACACGGGCCTTCGTCCGCGCCCAGCTCGCTCCCTTCAGCCGCGAGGATCTCGATCAGACCCACGCGACCATGAACACCATGCATTTTCACCTGCTCGGTCTGGATGTCGCGGCCATCCACCAGGCCGCTCAGCAAGCTCACGAAAAGGAATCTTGGACATGA
- a CDS encoding ECF-type sigma factor: MSETSSNTQGDVTQLLSELKGSPDLMDHILPLIYDDLRQVARCQQARLGSSPTLQTTELVHEAFIKLRQAAGQPIHNRLHLKRLSYLAIRQLIVDHARSKLAAKRGAGQAVESLDDELVADPMLEDESSVLQVNEALERLEQSNPELAEVVIARFFGGYTAEEIGEMLEISVRTVQRHWERARAWLLMDIQAADE; the protein is encoded by the coding sequence GTGTCCGAAACCAGCTCCAACACCCAGGGGGATGTCACCCAGCTGCTGAGTGAACTCAAGGGTTCACCGGACCTGATGGACCACATCCTGCCGCTGATCTACGACGACCTTCGCCAGGTCGCCCGCTGCCAGCAGGCGCGCCTGGGTTCCAGCCCGACCCTGCAGACCACCGAACTGGTCCACGAGGCCTTCATCAAGCTGCGCCAGGCCGCCGGACAGCCGATCCACAACCGCCTGCACCTCAAGCGCCTGTCCTACCTGGCCATTCGCCAGCTGATCGTCGATCACGCGCGCAGCAAACTGGCGGCCAAGCGCGGAGCCGGGCAGGCGGTGGAATCCCTCGACGATGAACTGGTGGCCGACCCGATGCTCGAAGACGAATCCTCGGTGCTGCAGGTCAACGAGGCCCTCGAGCGCCTCGAACAGAGCAACCCCGAGCTGGCCGAAGTCGTGATCGCTCGCTTCTTCGGTGGTTACACGGCCGAGGAAATCGGCGAGATGCTCGAGATTTCCGTGCGCACGGTCCAGCGCCACTGGGAGCGCGCTCGTGCCTGGCTGCTGATGGACATCCAGGCGGCCGATGAGTGA
- a CDS encoding ArsR/SmtB family transcription factor, with the protein MSETACKTHRLDQLPIEEMGRHAEDAAQFLKMMANPHRLMILCHLLDQEMSVSELNAHLPLSQSALSQHLAVLRNSGLVKTRREQQTIHYSLASQEVQAVMAVLYEQFCKVD; encoded by the coding sequence ATGAGCGAAACCGCCTGCAAAACCCATCGTTTGGATCAATTGCCGATCGAGGAAATGGGTCGCCATGCCGAGGATGCGGCGCAATTCCTGAAAATGATGGCCAATCCGCATCGTCTGATGATCCTCTGCCATCTGCTCGATCAGGAAATGTCGGTGAGCGAGCTCAACGCCCACCTGCCCCTGAGTCAGTCCGCCCTGTCCCAGCACCTGGCCGTGCTGCGCAACAGCGGTCTGGTCAAGACCCGCCGAGAGCAGCAGACCATCCACTACTCCCTGGCCAGCCAGGAAGTCCAGGCGGTGATGGCGGTGCTCTACGAGCAGTTCTGCAAGGTCGATTGA
- a CDS encoding methylmalonyl-CoA mutase family protein — translation MSQSAESFTAVDAPRSDAPLRFVTAASLFDGHDAAINLMRRLIQAEGCEVIHLGHNRSVADIVRAAICEDADGIAISSYQGGHNEYFKYMVDMLDELGAGHIQVFGGGGGTITPDEIRALQAQGVNRIYHPDDGMKMGLKEMIEDLVERTRSARAQRMAGTIDNGDGPDARLAATLSAIETGAISEHELARLRKVAADRSEVPVVGLTGTGGAGKSSVTDELLNRFLQYFPDMRIAVLAVDPTRRRTGGALLGDRIRMNSLRSERVFMRSMATRRQHLAVSEVVADSLAAMKAADFDLVILETAGIGQSDSEVVDLVDFPIYVMTSDYGAASQLEKIDMLDFAELVILNKFDRQGSRDALRDVRKQWKRNRLAFQLADEDVPVFPTIASQFNDPGVTWMFAGLCRLLREGPAAGAEDKLRNYGSERCDFSPAVELADHEPKPSVLIPGQRVRYLAEIAEQGRGINVDILAWAEEARRAQHYFEVIRELSADFDGAAMVPIAEASVAAADAALKTLMERYNEALKAVPEAARDLLKAWPELKASVEADEYSYEVRGRTITGSNYRESLSRLQIPKIAAPQTSDWGDLLVFLMKENLPGHYPYTGGVYPYRRTNEDPIRMFAGEGTPERTNRRFHYVSEGQPAKRLSTAFDSVTLYGEDPHERPDIYGKVGNSGVSIATLDDMKKLYSGFDLSAPNTSVSMTINGPAPMLMAMFMNTAIDQQVEKHLKASGQWEAAQGKRAELLGQDLPEYSGDLPKTNDGLGLGLLGVTGDQLLDAETYQKIKADTLKTVRGTVQADILKEDQAQNTCIFSTEFAMHMMGDIQQYFIDHGVRNFYSVSISGYHIAEAGANPISQLAFTLSNGFTIVEYYLARGMDINEFAPNLSFFFSNGMDPEYTVIGRVARRIWARAMRERYGANQRSQMMKYHIQTSGRSLHAQEIQFNDIRTTLQALYAIFDNCNSLHTNAYDEAITTPTEESVRRAVAIQMIINKELGLNFCENPWQGSFIVDQLTDLVEEAVYQEFERISERGGVLGAMDTMYQRGKIQEESLYYEHKKHDGSLPLVGVNTFLPPEGSAQEGGEIELARSTEAEKQQQVHNVRAFQGRNSETAEAALKQLQEVARQRGNTFEALMEAVKRCSLGQISHSLYEVGGEYRRNM, via the coding sequence ATGAGCCAGTCCGCCGAGTCCTTCACCGCCGTCGACGCCCCACGTTCCGACGCGCCGCTTCGCTTCGTCACGGCCGCCAGCCTGTTCGATGGTCACGATGCCGCGATCAATCTGATGCGTCGATTGATCCAGGCCGAGGGCTGCGAGGTCATCCACCTGGGCCACAACCGTTCCGTGGCCGACATCGTGCGGGCCGCGATCTGTGAAGACGCCGATGGTATCGCCATCAGCTCCTACCAGGGCGGGCACAACGAGTACTTCAAGTACATGGTCGACATGCTCGATGAGCTCGGCGCCGGTCATATCCAGGTCTTCGGTGGCGGCGGTGGCACGATCACGCCCGACGAGATCCGGGCGCTCCAGGCGCAGGGCGTCAATCGCATCTATCACCCGGATGACGGGATGAAGATGGGGCTGAAGGAAATGATCGAAGACCTGGTCGAGCGCACGCGTTCGGCACGCGCCCAGCGCATGGCCGGAACCATCGACAACGGTGACGGCCCCGATGCCAGGCTGGCCGCGACCCTGTCCGCCATCGAGACCGGCGCGATTTCCGAACACGAGCTGGCCCGCCTTCGCAAGGTTGCGGCGGATCGGTCCGAGGTGCCGGTGGTTGGCCTGACCGGCACGGGCGGTGCGGGCAAGTCCTCGGTCACTGACGAGCTGCTCAACCGCTTTCTGCAGTATTTCCCGGACATGCGCATCGCCGTGCTGGCCGTGGACCCGACCCGTCGACGCACCGGCGGCGCCTTGCTGGGGGACCGCATCCGCATGAATTCCCTGCGATCGGAGCGGGTGTTCATGCGCTCCATGGCCACCCGTCGCCAGCACCTGGCCGTGTCCGAGGTGGTGGCCGATTCCCTGGCGGCGATGAAGGCGGCGGACTTCGATCTGGTCATTCTGGAAACCGCCGGCATCGGCCAGTCGGATTCCGAAGTGGTCGATCTGGTCGATTTCCCGATCTACGTGATGACCTCCGACTACGGTGCCGCCAGCCAGCTGGAGAAGATCGACATGCTCGACTTCGCCGAGCTGGTGATCCTGAACAAGTTCGACCGCCAGGGCTCGCGCGACGCCCTGCGTGACGTTCGCAAGCAGTGGAAGCGCAACCGCCTGGCCTTCCAGCTGGCCGACGAGGACGTGCCCGTCTTCCCGACCATCGCCAGCCAGTTCAACGATCCGGGCGTGACCTGGATGTTCGCCGGGCTCTGCCGACTCCTGCGCGAAGGCCCAGCGGCGGGCGCAGAGGATAAGCTCAGGAACTACGGCAGCGAACGCTGCGATTTCAGCCCGGCCGTCGAGCTGGCGGACCACGAGCCCAAGCCCTCGGTGCTGATTCCGGGTCAGCGCGTGCGCTACCTCGCCGAGATCGCCGAGCAGGGCCGGGGCATCAACGTGGACATCCTGGCCTGGGCCGAGGAGGCCCGGCGGGCCCAGCATTACTTCGAAGTGATCCGCGAGCTTTCAGCGGACTTCGATGGCGCCGCCATGGTGCCGATCGCCGAGGCATCGGTGGCCGCGGCCGACGCCGCTCTGAAGACCCTGATGGAGCGCTACAACGAGGCTCTGAAAGCGGTTCCCGAGGCCGCGCGCGATCTGCTCAAGGCCTGGCCCGAGCTGAAGGCCTCGGTGGAGGCCGACGAGTACAGCTACGAGGTGCGAGGTCGCACGATCACCGGCTCGAACTACCGCGAGTCCCTGTCGCGCCTGCAGATTCCGAAGATCGCCGCGCCCCAGACCTCGGACTGGGGCGATCTGCTGGTCTTCCTGATGAAGGAGAACCTGCCGGGTCACTACCCCTACACCGGTGGCGTCTATCCCTACCGCCGGACCAACGAAGACCCGATCCGCATGTTCGCCGGCGAAGGCACGCCGGAGCGGACCAACCGCCGTTTCCACTACGTTTCCGAAGGTCAGCCGGCCAAGCGCCTGTCGACGGCCTTCGACTCGGTCACGCTCTACGGCGAGGACCCGCACGAGCGGCCCGACATCTACGGCAAGGTCGGCAACTCCGGCGTCTCGATCGCGACCCTCGATGACATGAAGAAGCTCTACTCGGGCTTCGATCTGAGCGCGCCGAACACCTCCGTGTCGATGACCATCAACGGCCCGGCGCCGATGCTGATGGCGATGTTCATGAACACGGCCATCGACCAGCAGGTCGAAAAGCACCTGAAGGCATCTGGGCAATGGGAGGCGGCGCAGGGAAAACGCGCCGAACTGCTGGGTCAGGACCTGCCCGAGTACTCTGGCGATCTGCCGAAGACCAACGACGGCCTCGGTCTCGGTCTGCTCGGCGTGACCGGGGATCAGCTCCTCGACGCCGAGACCTATCAGAAGATCAAGGCGGACACGCTCAAGACCGTCCGCGGCACGGTGCAGGCGGACATCCTGAAGGAGGACCAGGCCCAGAACACCTGCATCTTCTCCACCGAGTTCGCCATGCACATGATGGGCGACATCCAGCAGTACTTCATCGACCACGGCGTGCGCAACTTCTACTCCGTGTCGATCTCCGGATATCACATCGCCGAGGCCGGCGCGAACCCGATCAGCCAGCTGGCCTTCACCCTGTCCAACGGCTTCACCATCGTCGAGTACTACCTGGCCCGGGGCATGGATATCAATGAGTTCGCGCCGAACCTGAGCTTCTTCTTCTCCAACGGCATGGATCCGGAATACACGGTCATCGGCCGGGTGGCGCGGCGCATCTGGGCGCGGGCCATGCGCGAGCGCTACGGCGCCAACCAGCGCTCGCAGATGATGAAGTACCACATCCAGACCTCGGGTCGTTCCCTGCACGCCCAGGAAATCCAGTTCAACGACATCCGCACCACCCTGCAGGCCCTGTACGCGATCTTCGATAACTGCAACAGCCTGCACACGAACGCCTACGACGAGGCGATCACGACGCCGACGGAGGAGTCCGTGCGCCGGGCCGTGGCGATCCAGATGATCATCAACAAGGAGCTCGGCCTGAACTTCTGCGAGAACCCCTGGCAGGGCAGCTTCATCGTCGACCAGCTCACGGATCTGGTCGAAGAAGCGGTCTATCAGGAGTTCGAACGCATCTCCGAGCGCGGCGGCGTGCTGGGCGCGATGGACACGATGTACCAGCGCGGCAAGATCCAGGAAGAGTCCCTGTACTACGAGCACAAGAAGCACGACGGCTCGCTGCCCCTGGTCGGCGTCAACACCTTCCTGCCGCCGGAGGGCTCGGCCCAGGAGGGCGGCGAGATCGAATTGGCGCGTTCCACCGAGGCGGAGAAGCAGCAGCAGGTCCACAACGTCCGCGCCTTCCAGGGCCGCAATTCCGAGACCGCCGAGGCGGCCCTGAAGCAACTACAGGAGGTGGCCCGCCAGCGCGGCAACACCTTCGAGGCCCTGATGGAGGCCGTCAAGCGCTGCTCGCTCGGCCAGATCAGCCACTCGCTCTACGAGGTCGGTGGCGAGTACCGCAGGAACATGTAA
- a CDS encoding error-prone DNA polymerase — MVAYAELHALSAFSFRRAVALPGELVQRAHALGYRALALTDECSMAGIVRAHEAARELGLPLIVGSELQVELSVGEPQRLVLLAPDQTAYSEICRLITTARRRASKGRYRLLMEDLDGALDRVLVIWKPALESPAEEADRERRLDHWLAPAQWLKARFEGRLWLGASRLLRPGEATAFQALEKLGRLLDLPRLACGDVRMAERAQRPLADVLSALELQRPLSECGLDLAANGERHLRPLETLDKLYPAHWLEETLRLAERCRFSMDQLNYRYPSELVPGPLTPARHLRRLTLEGMTQRYGEHPPDRVRALVAKELSLIEDMGVEAFFLTVHDLVRFARSRGILCQGRGSAANSAVCYCLGVTEVDPARQQLLFERFLSKERDEPPDIDVDFEHERREEVLQYVYEKYGRDRAALAATVISYRPKSALKDVGRALGLDPVRMNRLTASLAWWDQPEVWPERLAECGFDPDAPVTRQLMTLSGQLVGRPRHLSQHVGGMVISDAPLHHLVPVENAAMDERTIIQWDKDDLETLGLLKVDCLALGMLTVIRKAIDLINARNRPEPALSLARLPREDSATYDMLCKGDALGVFQVESRAQMAMLPRLKPRCFYDLVIEVAIVRPGPIQGDMVHPYLERRTDPDRVRYPSPELETVLKRTLGVPIFQEQVMQIAIVAAGFTPGEADQLRRAMAAWKRRGGLEPFRDKLIEGMHRRGYPTDFAERIYRQIQGFGDYGFPESHAASFALLTYFSAWLKCHHPAPFACALLNSQPMGFYAPAQIINDVRRHGVRVLPADVRFSGWDCSLEAETSIRLGLGMIKGMNADAVERLVAAREQRPFYSVQDLAERARLDRRQLKALAEGNALKGLAGHRNRARWQALASAVQGDLLAGASIAEERVSIRPPDRQSSLLDDYASTGLSLEQHPAGLIRPRIGRRLRRARELAGLNDGTPIEVLGLVTHRQRPGTASGVIFLSLEDETGIINVVVWPKLLERYRREILDARLLRVAGTLQNAQGTQHVIARRFHAEDERLATLAAGSRDFH; from the coding sequence ATGGTCGCCTACGCCGAACTGCACGCCCTGAGCGCCTTCAGCTTCCGCCGCGCCGTGGCCCTGCCCGGTGAGCTGGTGCAGCGTGCCCATGCGCTCGGCTACCGTGCCCTGGCGCTGACCGATGAGTGCTCCATGGCCGGCATCGTGCGCGCCCATGAAGCCGCCCGCGAGCTCGGTCTGCCACTGATCGTGGGCAGTGAGCTGCAAGTCGAGCTGAGCGTCGGGGAGCCACAGCGCCTGGTCCTGCTGGCCCCCGACCAGACGGCCTACAGCGAGATCTGTCGACTGATCACCACCGCCCGGCGGCGCGCGAGCAAGGGCCGTTATCGACTGCTCATGGAAGATCTCGACGGCGCCCTGGATCGCGTCCTGGTGATCTGGAAGCCCGCGCTCGAGTCGCCGGCCGAGGAAGCGGATCGCGAACGACGGCTCGATCACTGGCTGGCGCCGGCCCAGTGGCTGAAGGCACGCTTCGAAGGCCGGCTCTGGCTGGGGGCCAGCCGCCTGCTGCGCCCGGGTGAGGCCACGGCCTTTCAGGCGCTGGAAAAACTGGGCCGCCTGCTGGATCTGCCGCGCCTGGCCTGCGGCGATGTACGCATGGCCGAACGTGCCCAGCGCCCCCTGGCCGATGTGCTGAGCGCGCTGGAACTACAACGCCCCCTGAGCGAATGCGGTCTGGACCTGGCGGCCAACGGTGAACGCCACCTCAGGCCCCTGGAGACGCTCGACAAGCTCTACCCCGCCCATTGGCTGGAGGAAACCCTGCGCCTGGCCGAGCGCTGCCGCTTTTCCATGGACCAGCTGAACTACCGCTACCCCAGCGAACTCGTGCCCGGCCCTCTGACGCCGGCCCGGCACCTGCGCCGGCTCACCCTGGAGGGCATGACGCAACGCTACGGTGAACACCCGCCCGACAGGGTGCGAGCCCTGGTGGCGAAGGAGTTGAGCCTGATCGAGGACATGGGCGTCGAGGCCTTCTTCCTGACCGTCCACGACCTCGTCCGTTTCGCTCGCTCGCGCGGCATTCTCTGCCAGGGGCGCGGCTCGGCCGCCAACTCGGCGGTCTGCTACTGCCTAGGCGTCACCGAGGTCGATCCGGCCCGGCAGCAACTGCTGTTCGAGCGCTTCCTGTCCAAGGAACGCGACGAACCGCCCGATATCGACGTCGACTTCGAGCACGAGCGACGCGAGGAAGTGCTGCAGTACGTCTACGAGAAATACGGGCGCGACCGGGCCGCCCTGGCCGCCACCGTCATCAGCTACCGACCGAAGAGCGCGCTCAAGGACGTCGGCCGGGCCCTGGGCCTGGATCCGGTGCGCATGAACCGCCTCACCGCCTCCCTGGCCTGGTGGGACCAGCCCGAAGTCTGGCCGGAGCGCCTGGCCGAATGCGGTTTCGACCCCGATGCACCGGTCACTCGTCAGCTCATGACCCTGAGCGGCCAGCTGGTCGGCCGCCCGCGCCACCTCTCCCAGCACGTCGGCGGCATGGTCATCAGCGATGCCCCCCTGCACCATCTGGTCCCGGTCGAGAACGCGGCGATGGACGAGCGCACCATCATCCAGTGGGACAAGGACGACCTCGAGACCCTCGGCTTGTTGAAGGTCGACTGCCTGGCGCTGGGGATGCTGACGGTGATCCGCAAGGCCATCGACCTGATCAACGCCAGGAACCGGCCCGAACCGGCGCTGAGCCTGGCCAGGCTGCCCCGCGAAGACTCGGCCACCTACGACATGCTCTGCAAGGGCGACGCCCTGGGCGTGTTCCAGGTCGAGTCGCGGGCGCAGATGGCGATGCTGCCGCGTCTGAAGCCACGCTGCTTCTACGACCTGGTGATCGAAGTCGCCATCGTCCGCCCGGGACCGATCCAGGGCGACATGGTCCACCCCTACCTCGAGCGACGCACCGACCCCGATCGGGTGCGCTATCCCTCACCCGAGCTGGAGACCGTCCTGAAACGCACGCTCGGCGTGCCGATCTTCCAGGAACAGGTAATGCAGATCGCCATCGTCGCCGCCGGCTTCACGCCCGGGGAAGCCGACCAGCTGCGCCGGGCGATGGCAGCCTGGAAGCGCCGGGGCGGCCTCGAGCCCTTCCGTGACAAGCTCATCGAAGGCATGCATCGGCGCGGCTATCCAACGGACTTCGCCGAACGAATCTACCGCCAGATCCAGGGCTTCGGTGACTACGGCTTCCCCGAATCGCATGCCGCAAGCTTTGCCCTGCTGACCTACTTTTCCGCCTGGCTGAAATGCCACCATCCGGCGCCCTTTGCCTGCGCCCTGCTCAACAGCCAGCCGATGGGTTTCTACGCCCCGGCCCAGATCATCAACGACGTGCGTCGCCACGGCGTCCGGGTGCTTCCGGCCGACGTGCGCTTCAGCGGCTGGGATTGTTCACTGGAAGCAGAGACGTCCATCCGCCTTGGCCTGGGGATGATCAAGGGCATGAACGCGGATGCGGTCGAGCGCCTGGTGGCTGCCCGTGAGCAACGGCCTTTCTACAGCGTCCAGGACCTGGCCGAGCGGGCGCGCCTGGACCGCCGCCAGCTCAAGGCCCTGGCCGAAGGCAATGCCCTCAAGGGCCTGGCCGGGCACCGAAATCGGGCGCGCTGGCAGGCCCTGGCCAGCGCGGTCCAGGGCGACCTGCTGGCCGGGGCGAGCATCGCCGAGGAGCGGGTCTCGATCCGACCGCCGGACCGCCAGTCCAGCCTCCTCGACGACTACGCCAGTACCGGCCTGAGCCTGGAGCAGCACCCGGCCGGCCTGATCCGGCCCCGGATCGGCCGGCGCCTGCGCCGGGCACGTGAGCTGGCTGGACTGAACGATGGCACGCCGATCGAGGTGCTCGGCCTGGTCACCCACCGCCAGCGCCCGGGCACGGCCTCGGGTGTCATCTTCCTGTCGCTGGAAGACGAGACCGGCATCATCAACGTGGTGGTCTGGCCGAAGCTGCTCGAGCGCTATCGCCGCGAGATCCTCGATGCACGGCTACTGCGCGTCGCCGGCACCCTGCAGAACGCGCAGGGCACGCAGCATGTCATCGCCAGGCGGTTCCATGCCGAAGACGAGCGCCTGGCCACGCTCGCCGCGGGCTCGCGGGATTTCCATTGA
- a CDS encoding peptide MFS transporter: protein MSNSQAGNLAGQKTFFGHPVGLGNLFFTELWERFSYYGMRALLVLFMVAAVSEGGLGFDDPTATAIYGLYTAGVYLAALPGGWLADRIYGQQNAIWYGGIIIAAGHLVLALPGFGLIGEHYGFFMGLILIVVGTGLLKPNISSCVGELYPEGGARRDAGYVLYYMGINLGAFLGPLVCGFLRINMGWHWGFAAAAVGMIAGLIVYRLTQHHLGDFGKLPNPVKPGDEGKVKAVKLATYIGTGLIFLIAVLALEGVITIDALSLSQYSVFVIVAVAALFFGRVLIDKSLTGLERRRVVVLIALFIGAALFWSGFEQAGSSLNLFAERYTARELLGIAIPAEVFQSLNPLYILIFAPFFSALWINLGRRNLDPSIPLKFALGFLQLGIGFGFMWIAASLIQDGGQVLPTWLLLTYLFHTTGELCLSPIGLSATSKLAPRSYYSQMMGMWFFGAALGNLLAGLLAGEFSGENVAEFPERYRQIVIFCGAVTVAFLIATPFLKKMAALDQVKTDDVTREDEPGAYEAGGPTAKP from the coding sequence ATGAGCAATTCCCAAGCCGGCAATCTGGCCGGCCAGAAGACCTTCTTCGGCCATCCGGTCGGACTGGGCAACCTCTTCTTCACCGAGCTGTGGGAGCGTTTCAGCTACTACGGCATGCGCGCGCTGCTGGTGCTGTTCATGGTCGCGGCGGTCAGTGAAGGTGGGCTCGGTTTCGATGACCCGACGGCCACGGCCATCTACGGCCTCTACACCGCTGGCGTCTACCTCGCCGCGCTTCCGGGCGGCTGGCTGGCGGACCGCATCTACGGCCAGCAGAACGCCATCTGGTATGGCGGCATCATCATCGCCGCCGGACACCTGGTGCTGGCCCTGCCGGGCTTCGGTCTGATCGGGGAGCACTACGGCTTCTTCATGGGCCTGATCCTGATCGTGGTCGGCACCGGCCTGCTCAAGCCGAACATTTCCAGCTGCGTCGGGGAGTTGTATCCGGAGGGCGGCGCGCGCCGCGACGCCGGTTACGTGCTCTATTACATGGGCATCAACCTCGGCGCCTTCCTGGGGCCGCTGGTCTGCGGCTTCCTGCGCATCAACATGGGCTGGCACTGGGGCTTTGCCGCCGCGGCCGTGGGCATGATCGCCGGTCTGATCGTCTACCGCCTGACCCAGCACCACCTGGGCGACTTCGGCAAGCTTCCGAACCCGGTCAAGCCGGGTGACGAAGGCAAGGTCAAGGCCGTCAAGCTGGCGACCTACATCGGCACCGGACTGATCTTCCTGATCGCCGTGCTGGCCCTGGAGGGCGTGATCACGATCGACGCGCTGAGTCTGTCCCAGTACAGCGTCTTCGTGATCGTGGCGGTGGCGGCGCTGTTCTTCGGTCGCGTACTGATCGACAAGTCCCTGACCGGCCTCGAGCGCCGCCGGGTCGTGGTGCTGATCGCCCTGTTCATCGGCGCGGCCCTGTTCTGGTCGGGCTTCGAGCAGGCCGGGTCGTCCCTGAACCTGTTCGCCGAGCGCTACACGGCACGCGAGCTGCTGGGCATCGCCATCCCCGCCGAGGTCTTCCAGAGCCTGAACCCGCTCTACATCCTGATCTTCGCGCCGTTCTTCTCGGCGCTCTGGATCAACCTGGGTCGGCGCAATCTGGATCCCTCGATCCCGCTGAAGTTCGCCCTGGGCTTCCTGCAGCTGGGAATCGGTTTCGGCTTCATGTGGATCGCCGCCTCCCTGATCCAGGACGGTGGACAGGTACTGCCGACCTGGCTGCTGCTGACCTACCTGTTCCATACGACCGGTGAGCTCTGCCTGAGCCCGATCGGCCTGTCGGCGACCTCCAAGCTGGCACCGCGCAGCTACTACAGCCAGATGATGGGCATGTGGTTCTTCGGTGCCGCCCTGGGCAACCTGCTCGCCGGTCTGCTGGCCGGTGAGTTCAGCGGCGAGAACGTGGCCGAGTTCCCCGAGCGCTACCGCCAGATCGTGATCTTCTGCGGTGCGGTCACGGTGGCCTTCCTGATCGCCACGCCCTTCCTGAAGAAGATGGCCGCCCTCGATCAGGTCAAGACCGACGACGTGACCCGGGAAGACGAGCCGGGCGCCTACGAGGCGGGTGGGCCGACGGCCAAGCCCTGA
- a CDS encoding esterase/lipase family protein, whose protein sequence is MTTLAPPPRKLLWKEARVASDAVHMALRWLQPGARRIETEPVLLLPGFGASEAFMRPLKRQLARHGIHAEDWGLGRNLAGLDIRHRLDDVSEGWQLEPLPRYRGEAGVPLLCDRLIARAQQRAAALDSKLTLIGWSLGGTIAREAARECPELISQVITLGSPVLGGPKYTAAADRLAGRGLDLDWIERQVERRSQTPIQVPVTAIVSRSDAIVGYQAALDEANPRVRHVELDVSHLGMAINPKVWDVILATLSKRA, encoded by the coding sequence ATGACGACCCTGGCTCCCCCACCACGCAAACTGCTCTGGAAAGAGGCCCGAGTGGCCAGCGACGCGGTGCATATGGCGCTGCGCTGGCTGCAGCCAGGCGCGAGGCGGATCGAGACCGAGCCCGTTCTGCTGCTCCCCGGCTTCGGTGCCAGCGAGGCCTTCATGCGACCGCTCAAGCGACAGCTCGCTCGCCATGGCATCCACGCGGAAGACTGGGGGCTGGGCCGGAATCTGGCCGGACTGGACATTCGCCATCGCCTGGACGACGTCAGCGAGGGCTGGCAACTCGAGCCCCTGCCGCGCTATCGCGGCGAAGCCGGCGTGCCCCTGCTCTGCGATCGCTTGATCGCGCGAGCGCAGCAGCGGGCCGCCGCCCTCGATTCGAAGCTGACCCTGATCGGCTGGAGCCTCGGCGGCACCATCGCCCGCGAAGCGGCACGCGAATGCCCGGAGCTGATCAGTCAGGTCATTACCCTGGGCTCCCCGGTGCTGGGCGGGCCGAAATACACCGCGGCGGCCGATCGCCTGGCGGGCCGCGGGCTTGATCTGGACTGGATCGAGCGGCAGGTGGAGCGTCGAAGCCAGACGCCGATCCAGGTGCCGGTCACGGCGATTGTCAGCCGCTCGGATGCCATCGTCGGCTATCAGGCCGCGCTGGATGAAGCCAACCCGAGGGTCCGGCATGTCGAACTCGACGTCAGCCACCTGGGCATGGCCATCAACCCGAAGGTCTGGGATGTGATCCTGGCGACCCTATCGAAACGAGCCTGA